A section of the Callospermophilus lateralis isolate mCalLat2 chromosome 14, mCalLat2.hap1, whole genome shotgun sequence genome encodes:
- the Ppm1b gene encoding protein phosphatase 1B isoform X2, whose translation MGAFLDKPKTEKHNAHGAGNGLRYGLSSMQGWRVEMEDAHTAVVGIPHGLEDWSFFAVYDGHAGSRVANYCSTHLLEHITTNEDFRAAGKSGSAVAPSVENVKNGIRTGFLKIDEYMRNFSDLRNGMDRSGSTAVGVMISPTHVYFINCGDSRAVLYRNGQVCFSTQDHKPCNPREKERIQNAGGSVMIQRVNGSLAVSRALGDYDYKCVDGKGPTEQLVSPEPEVYEILRAEEDEFIILACDGIWDVMSNEELCEFVKSRLEVSDDLENVCNWVVDTCLHKGSRDNMSIVLVCFSNAPKVSEEAVKKDSELDKHLESRVEEIMEKSGEEGMPDLAHVMRILSAENIPNLPPGGGLAGKRNIIEAVYSRLNPHRESDGGAGDLEDSW comes from the exons ATGGGTGCATTTTTGGATAAACCCAAAACTGAAAAACATAATGCTCATGGTGCTGGGAATGGTTTACGTTATGGCTTGAGCAGCATGCAAGGATGGAGAGTGGAAATGGAAGATGCACACACAGCTGTCGTAGGTATTCCTCATGGCTTGGAAGACTGGTCATTTTTTGCAGTTTATGATGGTCATGCTGGATCCCGAGTGGCCAATTACTGTTCAACACATTTATTAGAACACATCACTACTAATGAAGACTTCAGGGCAGCTGGCAAATCAGGATCAGCTGTTGCGCCTTCAGTGGAAAATGTCAAAAATGGTATCAGAACTGGCTTTTTGAAAATAGATGAATATATGCGTAACTTTTCAGACCTCAGAAACGGGATGGACAGGAGCGGTTCAACTGCAGTGGGAGTTATGATCTCACCTACACATGTCTACTTTATCAACTGTGGTGATTCACGTGCTGTTCTGTATAGGAATGGACAAGTCTGCTTTTCTACCCAGGATCACAAACCTTGTAATCCAAGGGAAAAGGAGCGAATCCAAAATGCAGGAGGCAGCGTGATGATACAGCGTGTTAACGGTTCATTAGCAGTGTCTCGTGCTCTGGGGGACTATGATTACAAGTGTGTTGATGGCAAAGGCCCTACAGAACAACTTGTTTCTCCAGAGCCCGAGGTTTATGAAATTTTAAGAGCAGAAGAGGATGAATTTATCATCTTGGCTTGTGATGGGATCTGGGATGTTATGAGTAATGAGGAGCTCTGTGAATTTGTTAAATCTAGGCTTGAGGTGTCTGATGACCTGGAAAATGTGTGCAATTGGGTAGTGGACACTTGTTTACATAAG GGAAGTCGAGATAACATGAGTATTGTATTAGTTTGCTTTTCAAATGCCCCCAAGGTCTCAGAGGAAGCAGTGAAAAAAGATTCAGAGTTGGATAAGCACTTGGAATCACGGGTTGAAG AAATTATGGAAAAGTCTGGTGAGGAAGGAATGCCTGATCTTGCCCATGTCATGCGCATTTTGTCCGCCGAAAATATCCCAAATTTACCTCCTGGAGGAGGTCTTGCTGGCAA gcgCAATATTATTGAAGCTGTTTATAGTAGACTGAATCCACATAGAGAAAGTGATGGG GGTGCTGGAGATCTAGAAGACTCATGGTAG
- the Ppm1b gene encoding protein phosphatase 1B isoform X1 — protein MGAFLDKPKTEKHNAHGAGNGLRYGLSSMQGWRVEMEDAHTAVVGIPHGLEDWSFFAVYDGHAGSRVANYCSTHLLEHITTNEDFRAAGKSGSAVAPSVENVKNGIRTGFLKIDEYMRNFSDLRNGMDRSGSTAVGVMISPTHVYFINCGDSRAVLYRNGQVCFSTQDHKPCNPREKERIQNAGGSVMIQRVNGSLAVSRALGDYDYKCVDGKGPTEQLVSPEPEVYEILRAEEDEFIILACDGIWDVMSNEELCEFVKSRLEVSDDLENVCNWVVDTCLHKGSRDNMSIVLVCFSNAPKVSEEAVKKDSELDKHLESRVEEIMEKSGEEGMPDLAHVMRILSAENIPNLPPGGGLAGKRNIIEAVYSRLNPHRESDGASDEAEESGSQGKLVEALRQMRINHRGNYRQLLEEMLTSYRLAKVEGEESPAEPAAAATSSNSDAGNPVTMQESHTESESGLAELDSCNEDAGTKMSGGKI, from the exons ATGGGTGCATTTTTGGATAAACCCAAAACTGAAAAACATAATGCTCATGGTGCTGGGAATGGTTTACGTTATGGCTTGAGCAGCATGCAAGGATGGAGAGTGGAAATGGAAGATGCACACACAGCTGTCGTAGGTATTCCTCATGGCTTGGAAGACTGGTCATTTTTTGCAGTTTATGATGGTCATGCTGGATCCCGAGTGGCCAATTACTGTTCAACACATTTATTAGAACACATCACTACTAATGAAGACTTCAGGGCAGCTGGCAAATCAGGATCAGCTGTTGCGCCTTCAGTGGAAAATGTCAAAAATGGTATCAGAACTGGCTTTTTGAAAATAGATGAATATATGCGTAACTTTTCAGACCTCAGAAACGGGATGGACAGGAGCGGTTCAACTGCAGTGGGAGTTATGATCTCACCTACACATGTCTACTTTATCAACTGTGGTGATTCACGTGCTGTTCTGTATAGGAATGGACAAGTCTGCTTTTCTACCCAGGATCACAAACCTTGTAATCCAAGGGAAAAGGAGCGAATCCAAAATGCAGGAGGCAGCGTGATGATACAGCGTGTTAACGGTTCATTAGCAGTGTCTCGTGCTCTGGGGGACTATGATTACAAGTGTGTTGATGGCAAAGGCCCTACAGAACAACTTGTTTCTCCAGAGCCCGAGGTTTATGAAATTTTAAGAGCAGAAGAGGATGAATTTATCATCTTGGCTTGTGATGGGATCTGGGATGTTATGAGTAATGAGGAGCTCTGTGAATTTGTTAAATCTAGGCTTGAGGTGTCTGATGACCTGGAAAATGTGTGCAATTGGGTAGTGGACACTTGTTTACATAAG GGAAGTCGAGATAACATGAGTATTGTATTAGTTTGCTTTTCAAATGCCCCCAAGGTCTCAGAGGAAGCAGTGAAAAAAGATTCAGAGTTGGATAAGCACTTGGAATCACGGGTTGAAG AAATTATGGAAAAGTCTGGTGAGGAAGGAATGCCTGATCTTGCCCATGTCATGCGCATTTTGTCCGCCGAAAATATCCCAAATTTACCTCCTGGAGGAGGTCTTGCTGGCAA gcgCAATATTATTGAAGCTGTTTATAGTAGACTGAATCCACATAGAGAAAGTGATGGG GCCTCCGATGAAGCAGAGGAAAGTGGATCACAGGGAAAATTGGTGGAAGCTCTCAGGCAAATGAGAATTAATCATAGGGGAAACTACCGACAACTTCTGGAGGAGATGCTGACTAGTTACAGGCTAGCTAAAGTAGAGGGAGAAGAAAGCCCTGCTGAACCAGCTGCTGCAGCTACTTCTTCGAACAGTGATGCTGGAAACCCAGTGACAATGCAGGAAAGCCATACTGAATCAGAAAGTGGTCTTGCTGAATTAGACAGCTGTAATGAAGATGCAGGGACAAAGATGAGTGGTGGAAAAATATGA